The region AAGCCTGAGTGAACTGCTGAAGCAATCTGCCGGCATGAAGTCCCATATGGGGCATCTCGTTTATACGGTATTCATAATTCTTGCCCTGTGGCTCATCCGTAAAATCCTCGTGCGAATCATCATGGGCCAGTCCGACGACGCCCACACCCGCTATATCTGGCAGAAAGGGTTAACCTACGGCGTCACCTTTTTAGGCCTGTTTTTAATCGCGCGTATCTGGTTCAGCGGACTGGCGAAACTCGATACTTTTCTCGGTCTCCTGTCAGCCGGTCTCGCCATTGCCATGAAGGATGTCATCACGAATGTCATCGGGTGGTTTTTCATCATGTGGGTGCGGCCGCTCGAAGTGGGCGACCGGGTGCAGATAGGCGCATATTCCGGTGATGTGGTCGACAAGAGTATATTTCACATTACGCTCATGGAAATCGGTAACTGGGTGGATGCCGACCAGAGCACCGGGAGAATCATCAGCATACCGAATTCTTTCCTGTTCACCATGCCCCTCGCAAATTTCAGCAAGGGTTTCCATTTTATCTGGAACGAAATCCCTGTGCTTGTAACCTTTGAAAGCAACTGGGAGAAGGCAAAGGAGATACTGCTCAGCATCGCACTCAGACATTCGGCGCATCTCTCCTCGGAAGCCGAAAAAAAGGTCAAGGAAGCGAGCAAGCGTTTTTTCATACACTATTCCAAGTTGACCCCGATCGTCTATACCAATGTGAAAGACTGCGGAATACTGCTCACAATCCGGTATCTCTGCGAACCCAGAATGCGCCGTGGTACACAGGAAGGAATCTGGGAGGATATCCTCGCTGCTTTTGCGAAATGCGACGACATCGATTTCGCCTATCCCACCACCAGATTCTACGATAATATCCGTGAGGGAAAACCGGGGAAAGAACCCTCCGCCCAAACCGGCGCATCTCCCGACTCAGCGTAAAACGGAAACGGCCTGATTTCTATACATGCGAGGGGAAATTATCCGATACTGAACTGCAATCAAAAACGAATAACAGCATTTGCTATACGATTTTTGTTCCCGATTTATCGGGGATCGACCTACGGATAAGCTCTTAGTCTGAATGAATTTAATGAATCGTAAAATATTCTTCTTAAATTGTGTTTTTTTTGTCAAGATGCGAGTTATCGAAGGAACCTATGTGAAAAACGGTGCTACGAGTTGATCATTAACAGCTTATATCCAATAGTATCAAGAAGGAGGAAGTGATGACAGTTTCGAAAAAAACGCTGTGCATGGTATCGATCATGACCGCGGTACTGTTTGTCTTCGCGTACGGCTGTGCGACAGTCGGCCATGATTTTTCCGCCGATGCCGTTTCAAAAATCGTCATAGGAAAAACGACAAGGGAGGATATCGGCAGCCTCTTCGGGCCGCCGTGGAGGACAGGCATCGAGGACGGTAAAAAAACATGGACGTACGGGTATTACAAGTATCGCCTGTTCGGCACATCGACGACACGCGATCTCGTTGTCAGATTCGATTCAAAGGGCGTTGTTACATCGTATACGTTCAACACGACGGATATGATCGAATGACGAAAGATACCGTGTACATTTTTATGGAACCGTTTTACCTCTGACATGTTTTATGTAATAGAGACGTGATTATTATCCGTAAAAGATCATAGCTTTTACCGACGGCATGTCGGAACATCGGATTTTCATCAGGGGGAGCGTATGAAACAGTATGTCAATAACCGCAGGGACTTTCTCAAAACGGCTTCAACGGGCGTTATCGGCGCGGGCATGGCATCGGGCCTCCTGTTATCTGTACCCGAAGCGTACGGAGCACAGGAGAAAGTCAAAATCGCGGTTGTGCACAATGAAAAAGCCATCACAGCCCGTAACGAGTGCGATCCGAAACAATCTGCGCTCATGATTGAAAATGCGCTTCTCACCCTTACGGGTAAACAGAAACCCGCGGAAGCATGGGCGGCTCTCGGCGTCACCAAAGATGATGTGGTGGGAATCAAAGTGAACTGCAATGCGGCGGGATTCAATCTCTATGCACATCCGGAGCTCGTGTATGCGCTCTGCGACAGCCTCTCCGCTGTCGTACGGCCCAATAACATCATCATCTACGAGCGGTACACCGGGGAACTGACCCGCTCCGGCTACCGTGAGAACAAAGGTACGACCGGAGTCCGCTGCTTCGGCGCCGACCAGGGGGGCGGCTTCCACCCGAAAGAAGGGCTGACCCGTATTATCACCGACACCTGCACGAAACTCATCAATGTTCCCACACTCAAGGCCTTCGGAGGCGAATTCGTCGGGAGCCTCTGCCTTAAAAACCACATCGGATCGCTGCCTCCCGGCGAGATGTCACGGTGCCATGGGAACACGGACTTCCTCAACAATGTCAGTTCCCAGCCGAGCATAAAGAACAAGACCGTACTGGCACTGTGCGACGGTCTCCGGGGGACCTATCGCCGGAGCGATCCCTGGTACTGGGGTGGTATAATCGCGAGCAGCGACCCGGTCGCTGTGGAGTATACAGCCCTCCAGATAGTCAATGAGAAGCTGAAGGTAGAAAAAGCATCCCCCAATGCACTGCCGTCCTACGTTAAAATGGCTGAAACCACCTACCAGCTCGGTACCTGCGATCCGGCGAAGATGGATGTTCAGCGAACGGAAATGTAATACCCTCACCGGGCGGTCATCTGCGACTGCCCGGTTTTTTTATGTCCGCCGCGGAATTACTTCATCACGGTCATCTTTGTAGTTTTCGTGTATTGTCCGATTTTAACCGTATAAAAGTATACTCCGGCTGAACAGCCCGAAGCGTCCCAGTCCACTGTATGGGTACCCGCATTCATGATTTCATGCGCCAGAACGGCTACTTTCTGTCCAGCGGCATTGTATACCTCGACAGAAACATCGCCCGCCGAGGGAATGGTAAATCCGATCGTTGTTGCCGGATTGAACGGATTCGGTGAATTCTGAAACACGGTAAAACCGGAAGGTTCGTTCTCATCGACCGCATCGAAGTGGCTGATGATTCCTCTCATCGAATCGTGGGCGACGAAATACCATCCGAGAATATCCGATATTCCCGCGGCATTTTCGGTAACGTGGGTAGTATAGATGCCATCATATGCAGAACCGTAATCGATGATTTCCATGCCCCACTTCGAGAGGGGAGTTTCCTCCGCAAACGAATGATATCCCAGTCCGGTCCCATCGGGAGCATAGAGGCCGAACGATTCATTCGGATTGTCGAATACGGGGAAAAGCGCGAACAGGTTGTCATCGAGCGTGATGTTGTATTTATAGGGAGGAACACCATGAATGTCGTTGCATATCCAGGGATTGAGGGCATTTTCCTCGAAATTCTTGTCACCGGTATAATCCCCGTTCTGGTTTGCCCAGATGATAATGTCTTTTTCCCAGGAAGGGTCGAGCATGAGGTTCATACAGGTGGAGGGA is a window of bacterium DNA encoding:
- a CDS encoding mechanosensitive ion channel family protein, with product MESLSELLKQSAGMKSHMGHLVYTVFIILALWLIRKILVRIIMGQSDDAHTRYIWQKGLTYGVTFLGLFLIARIWFSGLAKLDTFLGLLSAGLAIAMKDVITNVIGWFFIMWVRPLEVGDRVQIGAYSGDVVDKSIFHITLMEIGNWVDADQSTGRIISIPNSFLFTMPLANFSKGFHFIWNEIPVLVTFESNWEKAKEILLSIALRHSAHLSSEAEKKVKEASKRFFIHYSKLTPIVYTNVKDCGILLTIRYLCEPRMRRGTQEGIWEDILAAFAKCDDIDFAYPTTRFYDNIREGKPGKEPSAQTGASPDSA
- a CDS encoding outer membrane protein assembly factor BamE; the protein is MTVSKKTLCMVSIMTAVLFVFAYGCATVGHDFSADAVSKIVIGKTTREDIGSLFGPPWRTGIEDGKKTWTYGYYKYRLFGTSTTRDLVVRFDSKGVVTSYTFNTTDMIE
- a CDS encoding DUF362 domain-containing protein, with the protein product MKQYVNNRRDFLKTASTGVIGAGMASGLLLSVPEAYGAQEKVKIAVVHNEKAITARNECDPKQSALMIENALLTLTGKQKPAEAWAALGVTKDDVVGIKVNCNAAGFNLYAHPELVYALCDSLSAVVRPNNIIIYERYTGELTRSGYRENKGTTGVRCFGADQGGGFHPKEGLTRIITDTCTKLINVPTLKAFGGEFVGSLCLKNHIGSLPPGEMSRCHGNTDFLNNVSSQPSIKNKTVLALCDGLRGTYRRSDPWYWGGIIASSDPVAVEYTALQIVNEKLKVEKASPNALPSYVKMAETTYQLGTCDPAKMDVQRTEM